The genomic DNA TGATGGGttcagggagccgggtggtagtgcagcgggttaagtgcatatggcgtgaagctcaaggaccggcggaaggatcccggtttgagcccccggctccccacctgctgcggagtcacttcacaggtggtgaagcaggtctgcaggtgtctgtctttctctctccccttctctgtcttcccctcctctctccatttctctctgtcccatccaacaacgacgacatcaagaacaacaacaataataaccacaacaataaaccaacaggggcaacaaaagggaatgaataaaacaattaaaaagaaagtgatgggttcagggccaaggagatagcttACCTTGCTAGAGCATAggtttgtatgcctgaggccccaaaggttccagattcaattcctggccCCAACATAAAGCAAAACCAAGCCATGCTCtggcctgcccctgccccccccaaaaaaaaaaataaataaatcttaaaaattaaactaTAGATTCAGCTGAGGAAAGGAGAAATAGTTAACATGAAAAACTGATAGACACAGTTACATCGCATCCATAAAACAACAACGACCACAAACCCATTTCAATTATACTCTTCCTACGGTTGTGCATTTAGCTCTGCCACAAACACTCTATGGAGCCAAGAACAGGTCTACACATCAAGGACATCATTTTGCCGGCAATTTAAATTACTTAGTGTAGTTGCAAACATGTCTACCAATGACACAATTTTGCACACTCCATTCTATAAGGAAATTGGTCACATTATGCCTTCTAATAAGTGTGATGCCAGTCAGGTGATATAGCCTGATAAATGTTTCTTCTATGACACTGTGTTCATCTAGAATCTAACTTGGATGGGTTTTAGAATCTATACTGAGCCCTAAGTCCTATGACAGGACCTTCTTGTTGTCAAGAAACAACCAGCTTATTTTCATGTGTGAATGTTGCGATGCATACTGAGAACTGATTTCTGAGTGAAACCCTTTCCACAGTCACTGCATTTATAGGGCTTATCTCCGGTATGAATTGTCTGGTGCTTATTGAAATTTGACCTATCAGTgaaggcttttccacattctgCACAGATATAGGGTTTTTCTCCTGTGTGGATTCGCTGATGTACTTTGAGATGTGGTTTCTTGGAGAAGGATTTTTCACAGTCAGAACACTTGTAAGGCTTCTCTGTGGTATGAATTCTTTGATGCGTAATTAACTCTGACTTGTGGATGAAGGCCCTCCCACAATCAGCACAAACGTAtggtttctctccagtgtgaattGTCTGGTGTTTATTGAAATTTGACCTGTCAGTGAAGGCCTTCCCACATTCAGCACATATGTAAGACTTCTCTCCAGTATGAGATTTCTGATGAGTATTGAGATTTGACCTATTGGTGAAGGCCTTCCCACATTCAGTGCACAtatagggtttctctcctgtGTGAATTCGCTTATGCATCTGGAGTTGTGACTTAGAAGGGAAAGACTTCCCACAGTCACTGCATTCATAAGGCTTCTCACCAGTATGAATTCTTTGATGTGCGATCAAGTGTGCTTTCTGGATGAAGGCCTGTCCACATGCAGTGCAAATATAGGatctctctccactgtgaattctctgATGCATCCTGAGTGTTGATTTTTGGGTAAAAGCTTTCCCACACTCACTGCATTTGTGCTGTCGCTCACCAGTGTGAATTTTCTGATGGATGTTGAGGGCTGAATTCAGAGAGAACCCTTTTCCACATTCACTGCATTCGTAGAGTTTTTCTCCAGTATGAATTGTCTGATGCCTAAGTAGTGAGGACACCTGGAAAAATGATTTCTCACACTCACTGCATTTGTAGGGCTTCTCTCGAGTATGAATTTTCTCATGTGTCGTTAAGTCTGAATTCTGGAGGAATGCTTTCCCACATTCAGTGCAAACATAGAGCTTTTCATTCTGATGAACTCTCACATATATACTGAGTAGTGGCTTCTGTGTAAAAACACATTTGCTAAGTTCGTGAGGTTTTCCTGTTGTGTGCATTCGCTGAGGTGCGAAGAGGCGTGGCTTCTGGGTGAACAGCTTCCCGAATTTGTCACATGTATTTGTTGTCTTCCCAACAGGAAATGTTAGATTAGGACTCAGTGTGTTTGGGAGGTTGAGGATTTTTTCATATTGATTACTTCCATGGAATTTCACTCGTGTGTGTGGATTTTCATGGTTCATATGAGATGATTTCTGGGTGAAAACATGGTCACAGCCAAGAATGTCATCGAAGGTTTCTGGtgcattatttttattggggatatGAAAGTGAAAACTGACATTCTTTCCAAATGAGTCTTGTTGCTGGGGTCTTTTCTGTGAAGGAACTGGACTTGAGCTTGGGTAAGCacatttccctctgtttctattttcACCAACCCATCCTGGAGTCAGAGTTTTCTTATTGACAGAAACACCAGGGCTCAGAGGCTTGTTCGGTTCTTTCTGATATCTGATCTGTTCAGCATCTTGCCACAGTTCTTTTAAGATGGAATGCAATGAGTCATCATTCCTTCTTGTATCTTTACCCTCCATTTCACTATGCAGTGTAGCTGTTCCAGAAATTATTTTCTGGGTTGTCTTAAACTCAAATTTCTCATCTgaatggaaagaagaaaggaaaattgaCACAAAGAATTGATCACAGAAGATTAAAAAGTATACATGTATGCTGATGCCCTCTAAATTCAATACTAATAACACATTTTGTTTACATGAAATTAAATCattataaaaaggagaaaaaagtgtgtgtgtttgtgtgcacacACGAGTGTCCACGTAGctcttttagtcactatcaaagATCTCATGCCATCCCACCAACCGAAATCTTCCTATTCCTTTCTCTATCCTCTCCTCACAATTCTCTTTAATAACCACCAAAGTTTTCATAGAGtcatatgctagtttttttttcttaaatatttattttatttatttattcccttttgttgcccttgttgtttttttaattgttgtagttattgttgttgtcgttgttggataagacagagagaaatggagagaggaggggaagacagagagggggagagaaagatagacacctgcagacctgcttcaccacctgtgaagcgactcccctgcaggtggggagccggggttcgaaccgggatccttatgccggtccttgtgctttgcgccacctgcgcttaacccgctgcgcttcagcctgactccccatatgctagtttttaaaaaatctttatttatttatttattggatagagacagccagaaatcaagagggaagggagtgatagagagggagactgagagacacctgcagccctacttcaatacttgcaaagctttcctcatgcagatggggcctgggggcttgaacccgggtccttgctcattgcaacatgtgcgctcaatcaggtgcaccaccacctggtccataaGCTACTTTTTTAATAGGGGCAGATCTGGATTGGTTGCCCTCACCATAATTGAATAATAACTGAATAATCATAAAACCTATgtgttttttgatagagacaccgAGGCAGAGAGAGCAACACCAAATTTTCCTTcactgcagtggaggccaggcttgaacctgggtcacacgcatggcaaagaagcatactatccaagtgagctactttaatGGCCCATAAAACCTACATTTTAAGACAAATATATACAGAACAGAGTCCAAACAGAGGTTCACAGGCATAGGGTCAGTTGATTTTAATAAATATACTTAGAAAATTcaattggggggctgggtggtggcgcacttggttgagcacacatgttacaatgtgcaaggacccaggttcaagcccccagtccccacctgcagggggaaagcttcacaagtggtgaagcagtgctgcaggtgtctctctgtctctccccctctcaatttctcccttccctctcgatttctgtctgtatccaataaataaataaagataaggaaaaaaaagtttaaaaaataataaaattcagttTGCAAGAGGGTCCCATCAATAAATGATTCTAAAACAACTAGGTAtcatattagaaaaaaataaatatcaattcttatatataaaaaaacacacaaagtgAATTTTAGCCCTAACCTTATAAAACTTATAGAAGAAAGTATGAGCAATTTTTTTATGATCATGAGGTAGGCAAACGTTTCTTAAACAGATCAAAAAAGGTgtgaaatgttttaaaagatgATAAATTAAAATACATCACAAGTAGATTTTCTGATAGGGTATCAGGAAGAAAATAAGTTTATatgagacccagattcaagaacAGCCTAgagacactgaaggaagcttcagagctattgtttcccacctcacccctctgtctattattattattattattttggtcttcagggttatcgctggggcttgaggctggcactacaaatccactgatcccggtgcccatttttcattttttactggataggacagagagaaattgagaggcgaggggatgtcgagaggaagagagacacctgcagacctgcttcactgcttatgaagccctcggctccccacttgctgagCGGGTagcttgacaagcggtgaagcaggtctgcagggtatATACTTTCttgccccttctctatcttcctctcctctctctatttctctctgccctatccatcaacaacaacggGGAtggcaacaacaagaacagcaacaacaatggaaaaaaagatggcctctaggagcagtggattcatattgtaggcactgagccccagagataacactggaggcaaaaaaaaaaagtcagaagaggaaacagtgggaccctgggttaagcacagacagtacaaagtgcaaggagccacGCAAGGATCCGAGttgaagcccccactccccacctgcagggtggatgcttcacaagtggtgaagccggtctgcaggtgtctctctgtctctccctcgctatctcctctcctctttcaatttctctctgacagatccaataaaagcaaaaaaaaaaaaaaagtcagagatgATGGGAGGTGAGAAAGGAATGAGGGCCCTGCCGACAATATGTAGAGAGACAGCCGGCAGTGAAAAGATCTATAACTCCAGCACTgtaactccaccactcctggaggcgaccttccccccctcccttctattttatttgataggacagaggttaACGTGGGTGGGGCCATGCAAtagactttttttaaataaagtttttaatatttatttatctattcccttttgtttcccttgttgttttattgttgtagttattactgttgttgttattgaagtcattgttgttgtataggacagagagaaatggagagaggaggggacaacagagaggggcagagaaagatagacacctgcagacctgcttcaccgcttgtgaagtgactcccctgcaggtggggagccaggggcccaaaccaggatccttatgccagtccttgtgctttacgccacctacacttaacccgctgcgctactgcctggctcccgcaatagacttttatgcctgagaccacAGAGCTCCCTGGTTTAACCCCTGGCACCATCGtataccagagatgagcagtgctttggtaagccTTGATTGGATTTTTGAGTTTGTCCTAAACCACTGCGCTATTGAGTAAATTTTAAAatcctatttcttttatttttgtaaatatttatttatttatttattcactcatttgccagagcactgctcagatctggtgtatggtggtgtaaaggactgaacctgggactttggacactCAGTTAAAATTGTAGTTCACTGGGGCCGGGGGCAGTAGcatagtaggttaagtgcacatggcacaaagtgtaaggactggctcaaggatcctggttcgagcccccggctccccatctgcagagggctcacttcacaggcagtgaagcaggtttgcaggtgtctatctttctctccccctctctgtcttccctttctctctcaatttatctctgttctatccaacaacaacaacaaaaacaaagataacaataacaacaactagggcaacaaaaatgagaaaaagggcctccaagagcagtggattcgtagtgcaggcaccaagtcccaacgagtactttggaggcaaaaataataattccaGTTCACATACTtgtatatatataagaaaaaccGTAATGGAGGGAGAAAGTACATAGAGTATAGGAAGAACAGCTATTCTGAAGGAAAGCTAGCAAAGGAGATAGTTGATAACAGGAAGGGAAATAAAATCTCACTTGTCATTAATGATGTGGGAATGAAAACCATAATGTGATACCAACTCACACTTGTGAGAACGACCCATAGCAACAAAACAGGTGACAACAGGTGTTGACGAGGAtgtgtggaaaaaaataataataaagaagaattctagtctactgctggtgggaatgcaaactggtgcagcacctttggaagactgtctggagagtccttaaaaataaaaatgaggtggggggggtatggtggtagcgcagtgggttaaacgcacatggcgtgaagctcaacgACTGGCAttgagatcctggttcaaggccatggctccccacctgcaggggtgttgctttgcaagtggtgaagcaggtctacaggtgtctttctttcccctctctgtctccccctcctcttctctcgatttctctgtcctatccagcaatgacagcaataacaacaaccataataataactacaacaataaaacaacaagggcaacaaaagggaagaaatagcctccaggagcagtgaattcatagtgcaggcactgagccccagtgataaccctggaggcaaaaaataaaataaaataaaatagggagccaggcagtgatgcgCTTGGttcagtgcatatattacagtgtgcaaggacccaggttcaagtcctcacatgccagggggaaaagcttcacaagtggtgaagctgtctctttccttctctatctccctctctgctctcagtttctctgtttctatccatagataataaataaaatattaatatatataaataaaaataaaaatagaaatatctatgttccagcaatactactcttaggcatttcTCCATAGAacataaaaacactaattcaaagggtcatgtgcacccctgtgttcatagctgcctcattcaaaataggcaaagggttgaagcagcctaaatgcccacggAGAGATGACTGACTCAAGAAGTTattggatatatactccatggaatacagTTTTGCAGTAAAAATGATattatggggatgcagaggccacataggctcctaagctgaataatgtgccccagatgagatcaaatcaatggggtttacagtcaacagtatttatacacctttcccatatttgggagctactctcttccctgagccagatttctggtcctttttccagccatgacatcatctccccagacaataaattggatccacctgcatatcaaatgtcaggctcaaaaaaagaaaaaaaaaacccaaaaaactagtatagtcatgggccctttggaatataactaaaaatagacctactaactatctacaaaacagagacccttaaatctcttttttaaaatatttatttatttattcccttttttgttgcccttggtttttgtttttttttttttactgttgtagtcattgatatcattgttgttggataggacagaaagaaatggagagaggaagggaagacagagagggggagagaaagacacctgcagacctgtttcaccatctgtgaagcgactcccctgcaggtggggagccgggggctccaaccaggatccttctgctggtccttgcgctttgccccttgtgccactgtgcgcttaacctgctgcgctactgcctgactccctgacccccaaatcttcatctgcaatattctagcctttaggttcatgattagtcaatgatttgttttggctttatatgttaactcttctttcagccaccaggttccagatactactatgataccaaccggacttccctgggcagacgaacccaccaatatgtcctggaactccgcttccccagaaccctgccccactagggaaagagagagagaggctgggagtatggatcgaactgtcaatgcccatgtatagtgaggaagcaattacagaagcccagtccttccaccttctgcatcccataatgaccttgggtccatactcccagagggtcaaagaataggaaagctatcaggggaggggatgggatacggagttctggtggtgggaattgtgtagacttgtacccctcttatcctatggtttttgtcagtgtttcccttttataaataaaaatttttaaaaatgatattatgtcctctgggacaaaatggaactggaggtgatgatgtttagtgaaaaaaataagagatgaaggacaattacatgatggtttcactcatatgtggaatctagaaaaaataggaacttgagaaaaaaaaacagaagcaaggaaactgtttctaagatttgtgagaactacactagttatcttttttatctttatttattggatagagacagccagaaattgaggggttatagagaaggagagagacagagagacacccgtaacactgcttcaccagttgagaagctttcccactgcaggtggggactgggggctcaaatctaggtccttaAGTATTGtaacacaactctggtggtgagtgttttgtggaactatacacttacaaccttgtaacctaCTCTTACTTCCAAATTCAGAAAAAATTAAGGAATGTGAAAGCCACCTACCAGATGGGTTTCACTcgtgtagaatctagagaactgaaacacaggaACTTGGGGGGGTGGGAACCAGAAGAAAAAAACCAGCTTTCTataagactttgggagaactatggtcaTTATCAGGGCACGTCAGGTGGATGGGAAGAAAACAAGTTTGATGGTAGATGAGCGTGTGGCACTCTATCCCTTTAACCTCATAAGCCTGTAAGTCATTATTATGAAATCATGAATTCAAAATAGGCcagaggggggtcaggcggtagcacagcgggttaaggtctgcaggtgtctgtctttctctccccctttctgtcttcccctcctctctccatttctctctgtcctatctaacaacgacgacatcaataacaatgataaaacaacaagggaaacaaaaggggaaaaatagcctccaggagcagtggattcatggtgcaggcactgaagacccagcaacaaccctgaaggcaaaaaaaaaaaaaaaaaaaaaaaaagccagagagagaaaggggaaagctaATGTTATTTTCAAGCCATTTATTTCCCCCAAGTGTAGAACCTTCAAGAAGGGTACCAAGAATAGTGTTTGAAAGCTGTCTCTCTTAAGGGGAAAAAGCGACTCTACATCTTGTGCTTGAATCAGGCCCACTCACCTGAATAGCTCTGATGTGGGGCTTCCTCCTCCAACACCCAcggctcctctcctttctccaactTGCAGACGATCTCTGGTTTGGGACTGGTATAACCTATTAACGGGACAGAAAAGAGAGTTGAATCCAACTAGttgctttcttttcttgcttcttgtttgtttgtttatgcctccaggtttatcgctggggctcagcactggtactacaaatctactgttcctggtgccatttttttgttattgatcagtcattgttgttggataggacagacagaaatggagagaggaggggaagacagaggggggagagaaagacacctgcagacctgcttcaccgcctgtgaagcaactccccttcaggtggggggggggggacttgaaccgggatccttacgcgggtccttgcacttagcgccatgtgtgcttaacccgttgcgctaccgccccatccccatttttcttcttcttcttcttcttcttcttcttcttcttcttcttcttctttttttttttttactggataggacagagagaaattgagagggttggggaatataaagagggggggagagagaaagacacctgcagacctgcttcaccgcttgtgaagagaccccccccctcagcgagtggggagcagggacttgaaccaggatccttgagcaggttcttgtgcttcgtacaATGTGTGCTTGACTCAGCGCGCCAGCCCCCCACCCAACTAGTTGCTTTCCATTTATTCTTGGAGAAAGTAAGTGCCTTCCAGAAATGAGAAGGCACTGGTGAATCCCAGTTCTGTCAAGaatgccaccaccaccataaacttcTTACATTCCTCATGTGCCAAATGCACGAACCCCATCCCAATATCCCCCAACAAACATCTTGATGATTTCAGTATCAATTCTGAAGTCCCAAATCTAATCGACTAATGAAAGTCTTAAATGTCATCATCTAAACTACCCAAATCAGTTAGAGGCAAGACTCCAGTGTAAGATCTCCTGGGGAAAATAATCTTCCCTTTGTGGATCAGTGAAAACATAtaaggggccagggagacagcatagtggttttgcaaaagatgttcatgcctgaagctctaaggttccaggttcaatactctgcaccaccatatgtcagaggtgagcagtgctcttatctctcattaaaacaagcttttttttaaaaaaaattgccatcaggattatcagtggggctcaatacctgcaaaacaaatccactgaccctggaggtcattttttcctttttcccccatttagataggacagagagagaaattgagaggggagagagagagacagagagggaaagacaaacagagacacttgcagacctgcttcactgcttgtgaaggttttccccctgcaggtggggagtggggggttcaaaccttggtccttatgcacagtaatgtgtgcactcacctgggtgtgccaccgcccagcccccccaaataaaatatttgtaaaaaaaaaaaaagaaaaaagaaaagaaaaaaaataagaagagaggcATAGGCTAGATGTTCCTATTCCAAAAGGGGGGAGGCCttgggggggtgcagaagggaTCTGCAAGTCCCAAATAAGTGTGAAAGTTTCCTGGGAAAATTCCATTGGATTTTATAATTTGGGAATAATCCTCACTGGCTCCAGGCTCTGTCCCACAGACTCAATGGAATGGCCACTTTCTAGGCCCTATGACAGGAATGGCACTGTGCACTATGCCCCCTAGTGGTAAACCCGTAAAATTGCAGCTCCATATTCCTATGCTCTCTACAGGCCTATCTATTCATCTTGTTTCCTTGTTTCCAAAGAGGAAGTGCTCCCACTAGGAGGAACCACAAATTGGAAGTCAAGTTAGCCACTTGGACACTCTGGGCTCCTCATGTCTCTGAATCAA from Erinaceus europaeus chromosome X, mEriEur2.1, whole genome shotgun sequence includes the following:
- the LOC103119169 gene encoding zinc finger protein 81-like; the protein is MPANQSSSGDLGRYDSPSEGSISFKDVTMDFSIEEWQCLDSSQRRLYREVTLENYGHLLSLGYTSPKPEIVCKLEKGEEPWVLEEEAPHQSYSDEKFEFKTTQKIISGTATLHSEMEGKDTRRNDDSLHSILKELWQDAEQIRYQKEPNKPLSPGVSVNKKTLTPGWVGENRNRGKCAYPSSSPVPSQKRPQQQDSFGKNVSFHFHIPNKNNAPETFDDILGCDHVFTQKSSHMNHENPHTRVKFHGSNQYEKILNLPNTLSPNLTFPVGKTTNTCDKFGKLFTQKPRLFAPQRMHTTGKPHELSKCVFTQKPLLSIYVRVHQNEKLYVCTECGKAFLQNSDLTTHEKIHTREKPYKCSECEKSFFQVSSLLRHQTIHTGEKLYECSECGKGFSLNSALNIHQKIHTGERQHKCSECGKAFTQKSTLRMHQRIHSGERSYICTACGQAFIQKAHLIAHQRIHTGEKPYECSDCGKSFPSKSQLQMHKRIHTGEKPYMCTECGKAFTNRSNLNTHQKSHTGEKSYICAECGKAFTDRSNFNKHQTIHTGEKPYVCADCGRAFIHKSELITHQRIHTTEKPYKCSDCEKSFSKKPHLKVHQRIHTGEKPYICAECGKAFTDRSNFNKHQTIHTGDKPYKCSDCGKGFTQKSVLSMHRNIHT